A region of Candidatus Bathyarchaeota archaeon DNA encodes the following proteins:
- a CDS encoding helix-turn-helix transcriptional regulator — MEDLSRYYALLKDPTRRRIIEVLGNQEKIGFKELRETLGVGVGTVYYHLDMLSDFIEQDKQRKYRLNAKGQMLYRVLKDGSVPASLEISETLSHRAVKWLFLSPIFALTAKPYKFLPISAAVLVLGAFGASIARLEPALLFYFEYSTRSPTSIAVLFIFNWIGLFLFTEVLAIAIFKRIGNDLQLFTCVGLAAIPLAVYPYIYLSAPAVLEALAMYSWQFAKIVRDVVLVILQVWSILLVSAAVCHGKGLRLDKGIIISLTATYLNIAVLFILGKFT, encoded by the coding sequence ATGGAAGATCTTTCACGATACTATGCCCTCCTCAAGGATCCGACTAGGCGCAGGATAATCGAGGTTTTGGGCAACCAAGAAAAGATTGGGTTTAAGGAACTTCGCGAAACACTGGGTGTAGGTGTAGGCACCGTTTATTATCATTTAGATATGCTTTCAGACTTTATTGAGCAGGATAAACAGCGCAAGTACCGGTTAAACGCAAAGGGACAAATGCTTTATAGAGTTTTAAAGGATGGAAGTGTTCCAGCCAGCCTCGAGATAAGTGAAACCCTAAGCCATCGGGCAGTTAAATGGCTTTTTCTGTCTCCAATATTCGCATTAACAGCTAAACCATACAAGTTTTTGCCGATCTCCGCTGCGGTACTGGTTCTGGGAGCTTTCGGCGCCTCTATTGCGAGACTTGAACCTGCACTACTCTTCTATTTTGAATATTCTACGCGTAGCCCTACAAGCATAGCCGTGCTTTTCATCTTCAATTGGATAGGCTTGTTCTTGTTCACGGAGGTTTTAGCCATAGCCATTTTTAAGCGGATTGGAAATGACTTGCAACTTTTCACGTGCGTCGGGCTGGCGGCGATTCCCTTAGCGGTTTACCCCTACATATATTTGAGTGCCCCTGCAGTTCTAGAGGCCCTAGCCATGTACAGTTGGCAATTCGCGAAAATCGTGAGGGACGTCGTACTAGTGATTTTGCAAGTTTGGAGCATACTGCTTGTTTCAGCTGCGGTCTGCCACGGAAAGGGCTTGAGACTAGATAAAGGCATAATCATAAGCCTGACAGCCACATACCTAAACATAGCCGTCCTATTCATACTTGGGAAATTTACCTAG
- a CDS encoding NFACT family protein — MRGEFRSFDLAAAVRELKESILNSRVNNIYQLDEATLLFKLRRGENVFRLVFEAGKRLNLTSYAMEKPLVPPAFCMALRKYLRNTLLKNIEQYKFERIAILSFTGKTGEFRLIIELFGEGNIILVNSENKVVQALRYKRMRDRNILRGENFVFPPPSGQNPMEITLQTFIEGLKNFGKTEVVRALVRFLGIGGIYAEELLLRLGIDKTTPCSSLNASQMEEIYNGLVGLIRQVLEGKLEPCIVFNEEGAFWDVVPLRLKRYEGLKHQFYNSFNEALDEFYTKIKTLEKVEHKKEDEALKREIERLGRVLAEQEKALQDAEQKAERYRQIGDLIYTYSGELQTLLNRLWEEKKFGATWETITSNILAEKKAGLKSSRFFESLDKQRLILNVSIEGIPFSLDLRRDLFANAAEYYERAKTAKRKVEGAKAALEETRRKFLEAEAKLKEAEEVALTAPSKVEKELAKRKIRQKRWFEKFRWFTTSDGFLVVAGKDAASNEALIKKYTNPEDFVFHADVAGAPFVVVKTEGKTPSEQCLREAAEFAAAHSRGWREGFASIDVYWVKPSQLSKTGASGEYVPHGAFVVLGSRNWMRNIPTRIAVGVTFDKETGEPTFIGGAVDAVKAKTNVYTIIMPGEIEGKILLHQVLKALAEKTPKDKRDKLLKANLEALRELIPYAKGRILQE; from the coding sequence TTGCGGGGAGAGTTCAGAAGTTTTGATTTAGCAGCCGCTGTCCGCGAATTAAAAGAATCCATTTTGAACTCTAGGGTAAACAATATTTACCAGCTAGATGAGGCGACGCTGCTTTTTAAACTGCGACGGGGCGAAAACGTTTTTAGACTTGTCTTTGAGGCTGGTAAACGCCTAAATTTAACATCTTATGCTATGGAGAAACCTCTCGTTCCACCAGCCTTCTGCATGGCATTAAGAAAGTATCTCCGAAACACTTTACTAAAAAATATTGAACAGTACAAGTTTGAACGCATAGCCATCCTATCTTTCACGGGCAAAACCGGCGAGTTTAGGCTTATCATCGAACTCTTCGGAGAAGGGAACATAATTCTAGTGAACAGCGAAAACAAGGTTGTGCAGGCTTTACGGTACAAGCGGATGCGAGACCGAAATATCCTTCGAGGCGAAAACTTTGTTTTCCCCCCTCCGAGCGGACAAAACCCCATGGAAATAACTCTGCAAACTTTCATAGAGGGCTTAAAGAATTTCGGAAAAACTGAGGTTGTTCGGGCTCTTGTCCGTTTTCTAGGCATAGGCGGCATATACGCCGAGGAGCTTCTCTTAAGACTTGGAATAGACAAAACCACGCCGTGCAGTAGCCTAAACGCTTCTCAAATGGAGGAAATCTACAATGGCCTTGTAGGGTTAATTCGTCAAGTTTTGGAGGGGAAGCTTGAACCATGCATAGTTTTCAACGAGGAAGGCGCATTTTGGGATGTGGTGCCTTTAAGGCTTAAACGCTACGAAGGGCTGAAACACCAGTTCTACAACAGCTTTAATGAAGCTCTAGACGAATTTTACACAAAAATTAAGACTCTAGAAAAAGTAGAACACAAAAAAGAAGATGAAGCGTTGAAACGAGAAATTGAACGCCTCGGAAGGGTTTTAGCCGAGCAGGAAAAAGCCTTACAGGATGCGGAGCAAAAAGCCGAAAGATACAGGCAAATCGGCGACTTGATATATACTTATTCCGGGGAACTCCAAACGTTGCTTAACAGACTTTGGGAAGAGAAAAAGTTTGGAGCAACCTGGGAAACTATAACCTCAAATATTCTAGCTGAGAAAAAAGCTGGCTTGAAATCGTCCAGGTTTTTCGAATCTCTTGACAAGCAACGACTTATTTTGAACGTCAGCATTGAAGGCATACCTTTCAGTTTAGACCTGCGGAGAGACTTGTTTGCCAACGCTGCTGAGTACTATGAAAGGGCTAAGACTGCAAAGCGTAAAGTAGAGGGTGCCAAGGCAGCCTTAGAAGAAACGAGAAGGAAATTTCTGGAGGCAGAGGCTAAACTTAAAGAGGCAGAGGAGGTGGCGCTGACGGCACCTTCCAAAGTTGAGAAAGAGCTTGCCAAACGCAAAATAAGACAGAAGCGCTGGTTTGAAAAGTTTAGGTGGTTCACGACATCTGACGGTTTTCTCGTGGTGGCAGGTAAAGATGCAGCAAGCAACGAAGCGCTAATAAAAAAGTACACTAATCCAGAAGACTTCGTTTTCCACGCAGATGTCGCTGGCGCCCCTTTTGTTGTTGTAAAGACTGAGGGGAAAACGCCGAGTGAACAGTGTCTCCGTGAAGCTGCAGAATTTGCAGCCGCCCACTCAAGGGGCTGGCGGGAAGGTTTCGCGTCCATAGACGTTTACTGGGTTAAACCAAGCCAGCTAAGCAAGACCGGCGCCTCTGGCGAATATGTGCCTCATGGAGCCTTCGTTGTTCTGGGAAGCAGAAACTGGATGCGAAACATTCCTACAAGAATAGCAGTAGGCGTTACATTCGACAAGGAAACAGGCGAGCCAACATTCATAGGCGGAGCCGTTGACGCCGTGAAAGCCAAAACGAACGTCTACACCATCATTATGCCAGGAGAAATAGAAGGAAAAATTCTGTTACATCAAGTTTTAAAAGCGTTAGCAGAGAAAACGCCGAAAGATAAGCGGGATAAATTGTTGAAGGCTAACTTAGAAGCTTTAAGGGAGCTTATTCCCTACGCTAAAGGCAGGATTCTTCAAGAATGA
- a CDS encoding fumarate hydratase — METVENVAFNLIKQAVIYLPEDVKQALKKAYEGETSEAAKTQLKAILDNIELAEKYQAPICQDTGTIIFYVSAGAEVRGLDKIENALVNAARKATKEIPLRPNAVDPFTQKNSGDNTGRFIPYVHWEIVPGDLLDLTVMTKGGGSENVCLTGMLVPGEGINGLKKFVIESIIKAGAQPCPPTIVGVAMGGGADIAMKLAKKALLRPLNEPNPNPEIAKLEKELYEAANMTGIGPMGLGGKTTVLGVHVEYAFRHPASFPAAVAFNCWAARRASARIHADGTVEYLTHKGKV; from the coding sequence ATTGAGACTGTTGAAAATGTTGCTTTTAACCTAATAAAACAGGCGGTGATATATCTTCCAGAAGACGTAAAACAAGCCTTGAAAAAGGCTTATGAAGGTGAAACAAGCGAGGCGGCAAAAACTCAGCTAAAAGCTATTTTAGACAACATTGAACTTGCAGAGAAATATCAAGCTCCAATATGCCAGGACACAGGCACAATAATATTTTATGTGAGTGCAGGTGCTGAGGTGCGAGGTCTCGACAAAATCGAAAATGCTTTAGTAAATGCTGCCAGAAAAGCAACAAAAGAGATACCTTTAAGGCCGAATGCTGTTGATCCGTTCACGCAGAAAAACAGCGGCGACAACACTGGAAGGTTCATACCGTATGTACACTGGGAGATCGTGCCCGGCGACCTGTTGGATTTAACAGTTATGACTAAAGGAGGCGGCTCCGAGAACGTTTGCTTAACTGGGATGCTTGTACCAGGAGAGGGAATCAATGGCTTGAAAAAGTTTGTCATTGAATCAATTATTAAGGCTGGCGCTCAGCCCTGCCCCCCGACGATAGTGGGTGTGGCCATGGGCGGCGGAGCAGATATAGCCATGAAACTCGCTAAAAAAGCGCTTTTAAGACCCCTAAACGAGCCGAACCCAAATCCTGAAATAGCAAAACTTGAAAAGGAACTTTACGAGGCAGCCAACATGACTGGGATCGGCCCCATGGGGCTTGGCGGCAAAACCACTGTTTTAGGCGTGCACGTGGAATATGCCTTTAGACATCCCGCCTCCTTCCCGGCGGCTGTGGCCTTCAACTGCTGGGCTGCCAGAAGGGCTTCTGCAAGAATTCACGCAGATGGAACCGTTGAATATTTAACTCATAAAGGAAAAGTTTGA
- a CDS encoding aspartate aminotransferase family protein: MDESSIMTLEDKYMIRSYAKRPIVISKGEGVYLWDINGKKYLDFTGNYGVCILGYSHPAIVQAIKRQVERLIPCHGSFYNETRAKFLEKLIKIAPKGLTKAFLGNSGAESVECAIKMARKYTGKTEIIAMMGGFHGKTMGALSATWKEKYRGPFQPLVPDFKHVPRFNLQKIKEAITEKTAAIIAEPVQGESGVIVPPEGFFQSLRELCDKTGVLLILDEVQTGMGRTGKMFACEHWAITPDILCVAKSIAGGLPLGATLAKEEIASALEVGEHTSTFGGNPVACAAGCATIDVLIEEKLPEKVGKLGRYFLDRLEELQLRHRIMREVRGLGLMAGVELKIDVLNVILGALQKGVLMLDAGKNVLRFLPPFIITEKDIDTVITVMDEILNGEHCPRTSHSVSN; encoded by the coding sequence ATGGATGAAAGTTCCATCATGACTTTAGAAGACAAGTACATGATAAGGTCCTACGCAAAGAGGCCTATAGTGATTTCCAAGGGTGAAGGTGTTTATCTATGGGATATAAACGGTAAAAAGTACTTGGACTTTACCGGAAACTATGGAGTCTGCATTCTCGGTTACTCTCACCCAGCCATAGTTCAGGCAATAAAAAGGCAGGTAGAAAGGCTTATCCCGTGCCATGGCTCCTTTTACAATGAGACAAGAGCGAAGTTCCTTGAAAAGTTAATTAAAATCGCGCCTAAAGGTTTGACCAAAGCCTTTCTTGGAAACAGTGGAGCCGAAAGTGTTGAATGCGCCATAAAAATGGCGCGTAAATACACTGGGAAAACAGAGATAATCGCGATGATGGGTGGCTTCCATGGAAAAACCATGGGTGCCCTTTCCGCAACATGGAAGGAAAAGTATAGGGGGCCTTTTCAGCCTCTTGTGCCGGATTTCAAACATGTGCCAAGGTTCAACCTGCAGAAGATAAAGGAGGCGATCACGGAAAAGACTGCAGCAATCATAGCTGAGCCGGTGCAAGGCGAAAGCGGTGTCATAGTTCCACCTGAAGGATTTTTCCAGTCTTTAAGAGAGTTGTGTGATAAAACAGGAGTTCTCCTAATATTGGATGAGGTCCAAACTGGAATGGGCAGAACCGGGAAAATGTTTGCTTGTGAACATTGGGCCATAACACCTGACATTTTATGTGTTGCCAAATCGATTGCCGGGGGCTTACCTCTTGGAGCAACTTTGGCCAAAGAGGAAATAGCGTCTGCCCTTGAAGTTGGAGAACACACAAGCACGTTTGGAGGGAACCCCGTTGCATGCGCTGCAGGATGCGCCACGATCGATGTGCTTATCGAAGAAAAGCTTCCAGAAAAAGTTGGAAAGCTTGGGCGTTACTTTTTGGATAGATTAGAAGAATTGCAGTTACGCCACAGAATAATGAGGGAGGTACGCGGCTTAGGCCTCATGGCAGGAGTGGAATTAAAGATTGATGTTTTAAATGTGATATTGGGTGCTCTGCAGAAAGGGGTTCTCATGCTCGATGCCGGTAAAAACGTGTTACGCTTTTTGCCTCCATTTATAATTACCGAAAAAGATATTGATACAGTTATAACGGTAATGGATGAAATCTTGAATGGAGAACATTGCCCAAGAACAAGCCATTCAGTTTCTAACTAG
- a CDS encoding HAD family hydrolase codes for MKVEAVLFDLFDTLLLIEGGNTFYIPCLKRLHGFLVENGVNASFEKFKHAYFEVRDRLYMETLNSLEEPHFKVRVWQTLQKLGYNYSLTDSIVTGATEAFAEEFSKYVKIDEEAPTALEKLYGKYKLGIVSNFALPECARKLLEKFKMKRFFEAIVISGEINKRKPSPEIFKKALTTIKTEPSKTVFVGDTPSVDIEGAKNVGMKAILIIRRTSATDWPTQPSKGVKPDKIIKSLKELPTVIGEIAN; via the coding sequence TTGAAAGTCGAAGCTGTACTATTTGATTTGTTTGATACTTTACTCCTGATAGAAGGCGGCAATACCTTCTACATACCTTGCCTTAAGAGGCTTCATGGTTTTCTAGTTGAAAATGGTGTCAATGCATCTTTCGAAAAATTTAAACACGCCTATTTCGAGGTAAGAGACCGTCTATACATGGAAACCCTTAATAGTCTTGAGGAACCACACTTTAAAGTCCGAGTCTGGCAAACATTACAGAAGCTTGGCTACAACTACTCACTCACAGATTCTATCGTAACCGGAGCAACGGAAGCATTCGCTGAAGAATTCAGCAAATATGTTAAAATAGACGAGGAAGCTCCAACGGCTTTAGAAAAACTATACGGAAAATACAAGCTGGGTATAGTTTCCAACTTCGCCCTTCCAGAATGTGCCAGAAAACTGCTTGAGAAATTTAAAATGAAAAGATTCTTTGAAGCCATTGTAATTTCCGGTGAAATTAATAAACGAAAGCCAAGCCCAGAAATTTTCAAAAAAGCCCTAACAACAATCAAAACCGAACCATCTAAAACCGTTTTTGTTGGCGACACGCCCAGCGTAGATATTGAAGGCGCTAAAAATGTCGGAATGAAAGCCATACTTATTATAAGAAGAACATCTGCAACTGATTGGCCAACTCAGCCTAGTAAGGGGGTTAAACCAGACAAAATTATCAAAAGCCTAAAAGAACTACCAACAGTTATCGGGGAGATTGCTAACTAG
- a CDS encoding metallophosphoesterase: MLVGLMSDTHDCLPMVEKAIKRLNEENVELVLHAGDYVAPFVIPRFKELKAKLIGVFGNNDGDRELLKKRFSENAKFEIRGNFAEININNIKIALLHGNEEELLKALIESETFDIIAYGHTHKAEAYRKGGTLIVNPGEVCGYLTGKPTIALLDTEKLEAKIVSLI; this comes from the coding sequence ATGCTCGTGGGTTTGATGTCGGATACTCATGACTGCTTACCCATGGTGGAAAAAGCCATAAAAAGGCTCAATGAAGAAAATGTCGAACTCGTGCTCCACGCCGGAGACTACGTGGCACCATTTGTTATTCCAAGATTCAAGGAGTTAAAAGCAAAGCTGATAGGTGTTTTCGGCAACAACGATGGAGATCGCGAACTTTTGAAAAAGCGATTCAGCGAAAACGCCAAGTTTGAAATCCGCGGAAACTTCGCAGAAATAAACATTAACAACATCAAAATTGCATTGCTACATGGAAACGAAGAAGAGCTTTTGAAGGCTTTGATTGAAAGCGAAACATTCGACATTATAGCCTATGGTCACACTCATAAAGCGGAAGCCTACCGCAAAGGAGGAACCCTTATCGTGAATCCAGGCGAAGTTTGTGGTTATTTAACTGGAAAACCAACAATCGC
- a CDS encoding glycosyltransferase family 2 protein, whose protein sequence is MVHVFGYVPSTQPTHWLWHGTLYAFFTLYVFLAIGLGGMRIVAAWMHKRKKHTGDSAQYPSVTFVVPAYNEEKHITRCITSLFANASNYPGFCEIIVVDDGSSDYTYEMAWATIQKCQKQWPNVRCKVVRHCVNLGKAEAIRTGINRARGEFIALVDADTWWEPNALKELVKTAEGAGYYAISGYVHPTDGKDERGLYITLQQLEYSQGLGVYRSAQALKNSILVIPGPMGLYRADVLIEILNEKTMKSVAEDMEITLEMQKKNLPIGYTGSARSATVAPKTLKAFWNQRLRWFAGGIHNILSIHKDLLFKKRFLSLFLWDALILGYGCSLIEIVAMLSLPIFILFAPDKMFFLLNLIVYTLFAFFVGVIYQAIALKFSYGQYNHKHLLVYTPLYLILRIINVFARLRSLIAFLRGDRGCWRKT, encoded by the coding sequence TTGGTTCATGTTTTTGGCTATGTTCCAAGTACTCAGCCAACCCATTGGCTTTGGCACGGAACCCTCTATGCCTTTTTCACTCTCTACGTTTTTCTGGCAATAGGCCTTGGCGGCATGAGAATCGTTGCCGCTTGGATGCACAAAAGGAAAAAACATACAGGCGATAGTGCCCAATACCCATCAGTTACCTTTGTAGTGCCAGCATACAATGAGGAAAAACACATCACGAGGTGCATAACAAGCCTCTTCGCTAACGCCTCCAACTATCCGGGTTTCTGCGAGATCATAGTTGTAGACGATGGAAGCAGCGATTACACCTATGAAATGGCCTGGGCAACCATACAAAAATGTCAGAAACAGTGGCCTAACGTTAGATGCAAGGTTGTTAGGCACTGCGTAAACCTCGGCAAAGCCGAAGCCATAAGAACCGGAATTAACAGGGCGCGAGGCGAATTCATAGCTCTCGTGGATGCTGACACGTGGTGGGAACCGAACGCCTTAAAAGAACTTGTTAAAACTGCAGAAGGAGCTGGTTACTATGCTATAAGCGGTTATGTTCATCCAACCGACGGAAAAGACGAAAGAGGGCTATACATAACCCTTCAACAGCTTGAATACAGTCAGGGATTGGGAGTATATCGAAGTGCCCAAGCACTGAAAAACTCCATTTTGGTAATTCCAGGTCCCATGGGCTTGTATCGGGCAGATGTGCTTATAGAAATACTGAATGAAAAAACCATGAAGTCTGTGGCTGAGGATATGGAAATAACCTTAGAAATGCAAAAGAAAAATTTGCCCATAGGGTACACCGGTAGTGCTAGAAGCGCGACTGTTGCGCCAAAAACATTAAAGGCATTTTGGAATCAGCGGCTGCGATGGTTCGCAGGCGGCATTCACAATATTCTATCTATCCACAAGGATTTGCTTTTCAAAAAACGTTTCCTAAGTTTATTCCTTTGGGACGCTTTAATATTGGGTTATGGATGCAGCCTAATCGAAATCGTAGCCATGTTAAGTCTGCCCATTTTTATATTGTTTGCGCCGGATAAGATGTTCTTTCTCCTAAACTTAATAGTTTACACCCTTTTCGCCTTTTTTGTAGGGGTAATCTATCAAGCCATCGCCCTAAAATTTTCCTACGGTCAATATAACCATAAACATCTTCTTGTCTATACTCCGCTTTACTTAATATTAAGGATTATTAATGTGTTTGCAAGACTTAGAAGCCTAATAGCATTCTTGAGGGGTGATAGGGGCTGCTGGCGCAAAACATGA
- the radA gene encoding DNA repair and recombination protein RadA, translating to MSEEEKGSPTRQRYETLEDLPGIGPSTAQKLRELGFHTVESLAMATVRELEPAGISEKKALAIISAARSSIGVSFIRADELLKMRQNVLRLTTGSKALDKLLDGGLETQTITEFYGEYGSGKSQICHQLCVNVQLPPEKGGLNGAALYIDTENTFRTERIVQMAKHLGLDPENVVKNIIYAEAYTSDHQMFLLENADKVIKENNVKLIVIDSLTAHFRSEYLGREMLASRQQKLNKHMHKLIRLARAFNAVAVVTNQVMAKPDMFFGDAIHPVGGHIVGHTSHTRIYLRKASHGPVRIARLVSSPYLPEGEEVFKITENGIEDVSEEDKAKASGR from the coding sequence ATGTCAGAGGAAGAAAAGGGGAGCCCCACAAGGCAGAGGTATGAAACCCTCGAAGACCTCCCGGGGATTGGGCCTTCGACAGCCCAAAAGCTTAGAGAACTAGGCTTCCATACGGTTGAGTCTCTGGCTATGGCGACTGTCCGCGAACTAGAACCGGCTGGCATAAGTGAGAAAAAGGCTTTAGCCATAATCAGTGCAGCCCGCTCTTCCATTGGAGTATCCTTCATCCGCGCTGATGAACTCCTTAAAATGAGGCAGAATGTGTTGCGGCTTACAACCGGAAGCAAGGCTTTAGACAAACTTTTAGACGGGGGACTAGAAACTCAAACCATAACCGAGTTTTACGGGGAGTATGGCAGCGGAAAAAGCCAAATATGCCATCAGCTCTGCGTGAATGTACAGCTTCCGCCTGAAAAGGGAGGCCTTAATGGGGCTGCCCTATACATAGACACCGAAAACACTTTTAGAACTGAGCGTATAGTGCAGATGGCGAAACATCTTGGACTTGATCCTGAAAATGTTGTAAAAAACATAATTTACGCTGAAGCTTACACGTCGGATCACCAGATGTTTCTGTTAGAGAACGCGGATAAAGTGATAAAAGAGAACAATGTTAAACTAATAGTAATCGACTCTTTAACAGCCCATTTCAGAAGCGAATACCTCGGGCGGGAAATGCTTGCCTCTAGACAGCAAAAACTCAACAAGCACATGCATAAACTTATACGCTTAGCGAGAGCGTTTAACGCCGTGGCGGTCGTAACAAACCAAGTTATGGCGAAGCCAGACATGTTTTTTGGAGACGCTATCCACCCGGTGGGCGGTCACATTGTAGGACACACAAGCCACACGCGGATATACCTTAGAAAGGCCTCCCATGGTCCCGTGCGAATTGCCCGTCTGGTTTCAAGCCCATACCTGCCTGAAGGGGAAGAAGTGTTTAAAATAACTGAAAATGGCATAGAGGACGTCTCAGAAGAGGACAAAGCCAAGGCCAGTGGGCGTTAG
- a CDS encoding fumarate hydratase C-terminal domain-containing protein, giving the protein MAVYHLKTPISEEEIRKLKVNDVLYITGTIVTARDQAHRRALEYVKEGKKLPIDLEGLAVFHCGPVVSKEGDKWVAVAAGPTTSTRMDLFEDEFIKNFKVRVVIGKGGMGKRTTDAMAKYGAVYGAFTGGAAILAAKAIKDVRGVEWLDLGTPEALWIFEVENFGPLTVAIDSHGNNLFMDVAKNVEENRKKIYQKLGLPV; this is encoded by the coding sequence ATGGCAGTATACCACCTTAAAACACCTATATCCGAAGAGGAAATCCGCAAACTGAAAGTAAACGACGTGCTTTACATAACTGGCACCATCGTAACAGCCAGAGACCAAGCCCATCGCCGTGCCCTAGAATATGTGAAGGAAGGCAAAAAGCTACCAATAGACCTTGAAGGCTTGGCAGTTTTTCACTGCGGCCCAGTGGTCAGCAAGGAAGGTGACAAATGGGTCGCTGTGGCAGCTGGTCCGACAACAAGCACCCGCATGGATCTTTTCGAAGACGAGTTCATTAAAAACTTCAAAGTTCGTGTCGTCATAGGCAAGGGCGGCATGGGTAAAAGAACAACAGATGCAATGGCAAAGTATGGCGCTGTTTATGGGGCCTTCACTGGAGGCGCCGCAATACTGGCAGCAAAAGCTATTAAAGATGTTAGAGGCGTCGAATGGCTTGACCTTGGAACACCCGAAGCCCTATGGATATTTGAAGTTGAAAACTTCGGCCCGTTAACGGTGGCTATAGACTCCCACGGCAACAATCTCTTTATGGATGTGGCGAAAAACGTTGAAGAAAACAGGAAGAAGATATACCAGAAGCTGGGCTTACCCGTTTAA
- a CDS encoding M20/M25/M40 family metallo-hydrolase produces the protein MENIAQEQAIQFLTSLLKFYSPSGKEQEVSVFIADEMRKFGFKVDIDGVGNVLGKAGHGKPVILLCGHIDTVPGYIPVKKVNGKLYGRGAVDAKSPLAAMILAATSVLKTMSSGKILVACVVEEEKTGKGIRHLIESGLTADYAIFGEPSDTGNIIIGYKGMLKVRVTCRTAGGHSAAPWLFENAIETTFDLWKTLKETLSQHDSSKGRFYSVTSCLTYLRGGSFASNVPSKCEALIDVRVPPQLTCIQIYDEINRGIMQYQSAKLGVKFKTELVDSVEPFEADKNSQLVRIFTHAIRKIVGKTPVLLRKTGTSDMNLLGRALKIPVVAYGPGDSSLDHAPNEHVSIQEYLTSIQVIREVLIRLLGQSSSI, from the coding sequence ATGGAGAACATTGCCCAAGAACAAGCCATTCAGTTTCTAACTAGTCTCCTAAAGTTTTACAGTCCATCAGGCAAAGAGCAAGAAGTAAGCGTCTTCATTGCAGATGAAATGAGAAAATTTGGATTTAAGGTCGACATTGATGGTGTTGGAAACGTGCTAGGCAAGGCTGGACATGGAAAACCAGTGATTTTGTTATGTGGACACATTGACACTGTTCCGGGATATATTCCAGTAAAAAAGGTTAATGGCAAACTGTATGGAAGAGGCGCTGTGGATGCGAAGTCCCCATTGGCAGCCATGATATTGGCTGCCACCTCTGTTTTAAAAACAATGTCTTCTGGAAAAATTTTAGTAGCCTGTGTTGTTGAGGAAGAAAAAACCGGTAAAGGCATCAGACATTTAATAGAAAGTGGGCTGACAGCAGACTACGCCATTTTTGGAGAGCCAAGCGACACTGGAAACATAATTATAGGTTATAAAGGGATGTTGAAGGTTAGAGTTACTTGCAGAACAGCTGGGGGTCATTCGGCAGCTCCTTGGCTGTTTGAAAACGCTATTGAAACAACTTTTGATCTTTGGAAAACTCTAAAGGAGACTTTGAGTCAACATGATTCTTCAAAGGGTCGCTTCTACTCGGTCACTTCTTGCCTAACCTACTTGAGGGGAGGAAGCTTCGCCTCAAATGTTCCATCTAAATGTGAAGCCTTGATAGATGTTAGGGTTCCACCCCAATTAACATGCATTCAGATATATGACGAAATAAATAGAGGTATAATGCAATACCAAAGCGCAAAGCTCGGGGTTAAATTCAAAACAGAATTAGTTGATTCTGTGGAACCCTTTGAGGCAGATAAGAACAGCCAACTTGTTAGGATATTCACACATGCTATTAGGAAAATCGTTGGAAAAACTCCGGTTCTTTTAAGGAAGACTGGAACCAGCGATATGAACCTGCTAGGCAGAGCGCTAAAAATACCTGTTGTAGCATACGGCCCAGGTGATTCAAGCCTAGACCACGCTCCAAACGAGCATGTGAGCATACAAGAATACTTGACAAGCATACAAGTGATTAGAGAAGTCTTGATAAGGCTATTAGGTCAATCTTCCAGCATATAA
- a CDS encoding glycosyltransferase family 2 protein has product MRVQAYPKSIFKPSVSIIVPAYNCERLIPQCLVSLFKNAVHYMGFCEIIVVDDGSSDYTYEMAWATIQKCRRRWPHVGGKVVRHSTKLGIKQAIKTGVNKALGTLIFIVGSQSILKPNALKEIVETFERKNKTTSNSRAVLCKAETLRKLFT; this is encoded by the coding sequence ATGAGGGTGCAAGCTTATCCCAAAAGCATTTTCAAGCCTTCAGTATCCATAATTGTCCCGGCATACAATTGTGAAAGGCTGATTCCTCAATGTCTAGTAAGCTTATTCAAAAACGCGGTCCATTACATGGGTTTCTGCGAGATCATAGTTGTAGACGATGGAAGCAGCGATTACACCTATGAAATGGCCTGGGCAACCATACAAAAATGCAGAAGGAGGTGGCCTCATGTTGGTGGCAAGGTAGTAAGGCATTCAACAAAACTTGGCATAAAACAAGCTATAAAAACGGGTGTTAACAAGGCTTTGGGAACGTTAATATTCATCGTGGGTTCTCAGTCGATTTTGAAACCAAACGCGCTGAAGGAAATAGTTGAAACTTTTGAAAGAAAGAATAAGACCACATCTAATTCTAGGGCTGTTCTCTGCAAAGCAGAAACGCTAAGAAAACTCTTTACATAA